The Nocardia arthritidis genome has a window encoding:
- a CDS encoding molybdopterin-dependent oxidoreductase, with the protein MARNLLRTCPLCEAVCGLEISIDPDDHVTSVRGDKADPFSNGFICPKGASLGHLDEDPDRLTEPMIRDRATGAWRTAGWAEAFELIAERFAAVVGEYGKQSAALYLGNPNAHTVAGALYVPVLARALGSRNIYSASTADQMPKQVASGLMFGDPLTVPVPDLDRTDYLLMLGANPLESNGSLCTAPDFPGRLKALQRRGGRFVVIDPRRTRTAKLADEHLFIRPGSDAYLLFGIVHTLFAEGLTDVRVEANGLDEVRAAAADFPPEAVAARTGIPAETVVRLARELAAAPTAAVYARIGTCTAEFGTLTQWLVDVLNVLTGNLDRPGGAMFATAATGGIARSKPFRVGRWTSRVRELPEAMGELPVGTLADEILTPGEGQVRALITVAGNPVLSAPSGARLDTACAELEFMISVDRYLNETTRHADVILPPPRTLQSPHYDFALLQFAVHNYARYSRPLIPLGDRPGESEILARLAAAVQGQPHSGTANPLAMVDELIIATTLQKAGLAQRRGELLGADSTEQRIDMMLRLGPYGEWAGGELNLQVLLDNPHGIDLGPLRPRLPGALRTESRRVELAPRELLDDVARLLARLADTAPDVVLIGRRQLRSNNSWMHNVATLVSGSNTCTLQINPADVDRLGLGGHAVVKSAAGTLTVPLEPTEAIMPGVVSLPHGWGHADSAQAVARAHAGVNANVLTDDSVLDVPSGNAVFNGVPVTLTPAPPPLRVFSPVVRAS; encoded by the coding sequence ATGGCCCGGAACCTGTTGCGCACCTGTCCACTGTGTGAGGCCGTCTGCGGTCTCGAGATCAGCATCGACCCCGACGACCACGTCACCTCGGTGCGCGGTGACAAGGCGGATCCGTTCAGCAACGGGTTCATCTGTCCCAAAGGCGCCAGCCTCGGACATCTCGACGAGGATCCGGACCGGCTGACCGAACCGATGATCCGGGACCGCGCGACCGGCGCGTGGCGCACCGCGGGCTGGGCCGAGGCGTTCGAACTCATCGCCGAACGGTTCGCCGCGGTCGTCGGCGAATACGGGAAGCAGTCCGCCGCGCTGTATCTGGGCAATCCCAATGCGCACACGGTCGCCGGTGCGCTGTATGTCCCGGTGCTGGCCAGGGCATTGGGGTCGCGCAATATCTACTCCGCGAGCACCGCGGACCAGATGCCGAAGCAGGTGGCGAGCGGCCTCATGTTCGGTGACCCGCTCACCGTGCCGGTGCCCGACCTCGACCGCACCGACTATCTGCTCATGCTCGGCGCGAACCCGCTGGAATCGAACGGATCGCTGTGCACCGCACCGGATTTCCCGGGTCGATTGAAGGCGCTGCAGCGGCGCGGCGGCCGGTTCGTCGTCATCGATCCGCGGCGCACCCGCACCGCGAAGCTGGCCGACGAACATCTGTTCATCCGCCCGGGCAGCGATGCGTACCTGCTGTTCGGCATCGTGCACACGCTTTTCGCCGAGGGCTTGACCGATGTGCGGGTCGAGGCGAACGGCCTGGACGAGGTGCGGGCGGCCGCCGCGGATTTCCCGCCGGAGGCGGTCGCCGCCCGCACCGGCATACCGGCCGAGACCGTCGTGCGGCTCGCCCGCGAACTCGCGGCCGCGCCGACCGCGGCCGTCTACGCCCGAATCGGCACCTGCACAGCGGAATTCGGCACGCTGACGCAGTGGCTGGTCGACGTGCTCAACGTGCTCACCGGAAACCTGGACCGGCCCGGCGGCGCGATGTTCGCCACCGCGGCAACCGGTGGGATCGCGCGCAGCAAACCGTTCCGCGTCGGCCGCTGGACCAGCCGGGTGCGCGAATTGCCGGAGGCCATGGGCGAGCTCCCGGTGGGCACGCTGGCCGACGAGATACTCACCCCTGGCGAAGGTCAGGTGCGCGCGCTGATCACCGTCGCGGGCAATCCGGTGCTCTCCGCACCGAGCGGCGCCCGCCTCGACACGGCCTGCGCCGAACTGGAATTCATGATCAGCGTCGACCGCTACCTGAACGAGACCACCCGGCACGCCGACGTCATCCTGCCGCCGCCGCGCACCCTGCAGTCGCCGCACTACGATTTCGCGCTGTTGCAATTCGCGGTGCACAACTACGCCAGGTACTCGCGGCCGCTGATCCCGCTCGGCGATCGCCCCGGCGAATCCGAGATCCTGGCCAGGCTGGCGGCCGCGGTACAGGGGCAACCGCATTCCGGCACGGCGAATCCGCTCGCCATGGTGGATGAGCTGATCATCGCGACAACGCTGCAGAAGGCGGGTCTGGCGCAGCGCCGCGGCGAATTGCTCGGCGCCGACAGCACCGAGCAGCGAATCGATATGATGCTGCGCCTCGGGCCGTACGGTGAATGGGCCGGTGGCGAGCTGAATCTGCAAGTGCTGCTTGATAATCCGCACGGCATCGACCTCGGCCCGCTGCGGCCTCGGCTGCCCGGCGCGCTGCGTACCGAATCGCGCCGGGTGGAGCTGGCCCCGCGCGAGTTGCTGGACGATGTCGCGCGGTTGCTGGCCCGGCTGGCCGATACCGCACCGGATGTCGTGCTGATCGGGCGGCGGCAGCTGCGCTCCAACAACAGCTGGATGCACAATGTCGCGACGCTGGTCAGCGGCTCGAATACCTGCACGCTGCAGATCAATCCGGCCGATGTGGATCGGCTCGGGCTCGGTGGGCACGCGGTGGTGAAGTCTGCCGCGGGTACGCTGACGGTGCCGCTGGAGCCGACCGAGGCGATCATGCCCGGCGTGGTGAGCCTGCCGCACGGCTGGGGTCACGCCGACAGCGCGCAGGCGGTGGCCCGCGCCCACGCCGGCGTCAATGCCAATGTGCTGACCGATGATTCGGTGCTGGACGTGCCATCCGGCAACGCGGTCTTCAACGGCGTACCGGTGACGCTGACCCCGGCTCCCCCGCCTCTCCGCGTATTTTCGCCGGTCGTAAGAGCCTCTTGA
- a CDS encoding DUF4282 domain-containing protein, with the protein MTDESDGAVPDSEEYVAESRWITWKESAARRFTRAAVAPEPPAEPFRSPRAFGVWSVEAARGLLDVQFRRPATVTLLPLAYILGLAFAFGTPIALTVLIWRHSVLLGVLAALIALPLALTIAAAVRLMLEFLVNAALLASRVEHISELADDLFQALSDVAEPVNQLSEDVRAVQFWRFRKRGPRK; encoded by the coding sequence ATGACCGATGAGTCCGACGGCGCCGTGCCGGATTCGGAGGAGTACGTAGCCGAATCTCGTTGGATTACTTGGAAGGAATCCGCGGCCCGGCGCTTCACCCGCGCCGCGGTCGCGCCCGAGCCGCCCGCCGAACCCTTCCGCAGCCCGCGGGCGTTCGGGGTGTGGAGCGTCGAAGCGGCGCGCGGACTGCTCGACGTGCAGTTCCGCCGTCCGGCCACGGTGACGTTGCTGCCGCTGGCCTACATACTCGGCCTGGCCTTCGCCTTCGGCACGCCGATCGCGCTGACGGTTTTGATATGGCGGCATTCGGTGTTGCTCGGGGTGCTCGCCGCGCTGATCGCGCTGCCGTTGGCGCTGACCATCGCCGCCGCCGTCCGGCTGATGCTGGAGTTCCTGGTGAACGCGGCGCTGCTGGCGAGCCGGGTCGAGCACATCAGCGAACTCGCCGACGACCTGTTTCAGGCACTGTCGGATGTGGCCGAACCGGTCAACCAGCTCTCCGAGGACGTTCGGGCGGTGCAGTTCTGGCGGTTCCGCAAGCGCGGTCCGCGCAAGTAG
- a CDS encoding helix-turn-helix domain-containing protein: MPRRQLGRHLRDLRNRARMTTRMAAQQLEWSEAKIWRIETGQTSLRSLDVEAMCKIYGAPTDLVEPLAALARETKARGWWTAYSEVIPEGFEVYIGLEEAAERLSSYENELVPGLLQTEAYTRALLTASRPELSEAEVARRIELRVARQAQLTRAANPLRLDAVIGESVLWRHIGGAEVMTEQLDHLLALAELPNVRIRVVPADSGYHDGMDAGPFVLLEFPERSAGELAEPPVVYVEAFTGPVYLDKEHEIDRYRKAFANTQAVAADARPAVEAARRRF, from the coding sequence ATGCCCCGTCGACAGCTCGGCCGACACCTTCGTGACCTGCGCAATCGCGCACGGATGACCACCAGGATGGCGGCGCAGCAGCTCGAGTGGTCCGAGGCCAAGATCTGGCGCATCGAAACCGGGCAGACCTCGCTGCGCAGTCTCGATGTCGAGGCCATGTGCAAGATCTACGGCGCGCCAACCGATCTGGTCGAACCGCTGGCCGCGCTGGCCCGCGAGACCAAGGCGCGCGGCTGGTGGACCGCGTACAGCGAGGTGATCCCCGAGGGCTTCGAGGTGTACATCGGCCTGGAGGAGGCGGCCGAGCGGCTGTCCAGCTACGAGAACGAGCTGGTGCCCGGCCTGCTGCAGACCGAGGCGTACACCCGGGCGCTGCTCACCGCATCCCGCCCGGAGCTGTCCGAGGCCGAGGTAGCCCGCCGGATCGAGCTGCGGGTGGCGCGCCAGGCACAGCTCACCCGCGCCGCGAACCCGCTGCGGTTGGACGCGGTGATCGGCGAGTCGGTGCTGTGGCGGCACATCGGCGGTGCCGAGGTGATGACCGAACAGCTCGACCACCTGCTCGCCCTCGCCGAGCTGCCGAATGTGCGCATTCGGGTGGTGCCCGCGGATTCGGGCTACCACGACGGGATGGACGCCGGTCCGTTCGTGCTGCTGGAGTTCCCGGAGCGCAGCGCGGGCGAACTCGCCGAGCCGCCGGTGGTCTACGTCGAGGCGTTCACCGGTCCGGTGTACCTGGACAAGGAACACGAAATCGACCGGTACCGAAAGGCTTTCGCGAATACTCAGGCGGTCGCCGCCGATGCGCGCCCGGCCGTCGAGGCCGCGCGGCGCAGGTTCTGA